A part of Lacibacter sp. H407 genomic DNA contains:
- a CDS encoding NAD(P)H-dependent glycerol-3-phosphate dehydrogenase: protein MKKEEQNQRFAMIGSGSFATALAKILNGNGVHLHWCVRSQHIIDHVKKYGHNPSYLRSATFQNNLLSLSTNLEETIQQADYIILAIPSAYTEEVLDTLPKDIFHGKKIISAIKGIMPRGNILLNDHLKNEFGFDVNDYYTIMGPCHAEEVASEKLSYLTFTGINQTTSQWIADQFRNHYINTVINDDVYGVQFAAILKNIYALGSGIAHGLEYGDNFLSVLIANAADEMAGFLRKVGIRNMEVGVHKEPIPGVQLMKTSLRKSANYAASVYMGDLLVTCYSLYSRNRTFGNMIGKGFSVKAAQLEMNMVAEGYNASKCFFHINKEVGADMPIATAIYSILWENVQPAVAFEQLELVLI from the coding sequence TTGAAAAAAGAAGAACAGAATCAACGTTTTGCGATGATCGGGAGCGGCAGTTTTGCCACCGCCCTTGCCAAGATCCTTAATGGAAACGGTGTGCATTTGCATTGGTGTGTGCGTAGCCAGCATATCATTGATCATGTAAAAAAATATGGTCACAATCCCAGTTATCTGCGGTCGGCTACATTTCAAAACAATCTCTTATCGCTTAGCACGAATCTGGAGGAAACCATTCAGCAGGCCGATTACATTATACTTGCTATTCCATCAGCCTATACAGAAGAAGTGTTGGATACGCTGCCCAAAGATATTTTTCATGGTAAAAAGATCATCTCAGCTATCAAGGGCATTATGCCTCGTGGAAATATATTGCTCAACGATCATCTGAAAAATGAGTTTGGCTTTGATGTGAATGATTATTACACCATCATGGGCCCATGTCATGCAGAAGAAGTGGCATCTGAAAAATTATCCTACCTCACGTTTACCGGCATCAATCAAACCACTTCACAATGGATCGCCGATCAGTTCCGCAATCATTATATCAATACTGTTATTAATGATGATGTATATGGTGTGCAGTTTGCCGCTATCCTCAAAAATATTTATGCGTTAGGAAGTGGTATTGCACATGGTCTTGAGTATGGCGATAATTTTTTAAGTGTACTCATCGCCAATGCGGCCGATGAGATGGCGGGCTTTCTGCGCAAAGTAGGTATCCGCAATATGGAAGTGGGTGTACACAAAGAGCCGATACCCGGTGTACAGTTAATGAAAACATCGCTCCGTAAATCGGCCAACTATGCTGCCAGTGTGTACATGGGCGATCTGTTGGTTACCTGTTATTCACTGTACAGCCGTAACCGTACGTTTGGAAATATGATCGGTAAAGGGTTTAGTGTAAAAGCTGCACAACTGGAAATGAATATGGTGGCCGAAGGTTACAATGCCAGCAAATGTTTTTTTCATATCAATAAAGAAGTAGGTGCTGATATGCCGATTGCTACAGCGATCTATTCTATTCTTTGGGAAAATGTACAACCGGCCGTTGCGTTTGAGCAGTTAGAGCTGGTGTTGATTTGA
- a CDS encoding DUF6962 family protein, translating into MLQPAADISRMPGVEWFGITILEPFTVLTNLIIAAVCFYAYYGLRKKQLTQFSPVHRYISLFFLLMGIATIVGGVVGHAFLYATGMYGKVPGWYLSMAAVAFFERAAIRHGRTVLPFSVGRFFSTLNYIEILAFMFLSLYTLNFVYVILHAIYGLFVVVFCFMFYMYLKTKDPGLVNLFIATGWGIAAMLCHAFQLGINEWFNYNDVSHLAMTAAIYYYYKAAYSMQTEISKELTPSNNK; encoded by the coding sequence ATGCTTCAGCCAGCTGCTGATATTTCCCGTATGCCGGGTGTTGAATGGTTTGGCATCACCATACTTGAACCGTTTACGGTTCTTACAAATCTTATTATTGCGGCCGTTTGTTTTTATGCATACTATGGTTTACGAAAAAAACAGCTCACTCAATTTTCGCCGGTACACAGGTATATCAGTTTGTTTTTTCTGTTGATGGGAATTGCTACAATTGTTGGCGGCGTAGTTGGACATGCGTTTCTGTATGCCACCGGCATGTATGGAAAAGTACCGGGATGGTATTTGAGTATGGCTGCAGTAGCCTTTTTTGAACGGGCTGCTATCCGTCATGGACGCACTGTACTGCCCTTTTCAGTCGGCCGTTTTTTTTCAACGCTGAATTATATAGAGATCCTTGCATTTATGTTTCTTTCGCTCTATACATTAAACTTTGTGTACGTGATTCTGCATGCCATCTACGGTTTGTTTGTAGTTGTATTCTGCTTTATGTTTTACATGTATCTCAAAACAAAAGATCCCGGTTTGGTAAACCTATTTATTGCCACAGGATGGGGAATCGCAGCAATGCTCTGTCATGCATTTCAACTGGGCATTAACGAGTGGTTTAATTACAACGATGTAAGTCATCTGGCAATGACGGCTGCCATTTACTATTACTACAAAGCAGCTTACAGCATGCAAACCGAAATCAGCAAAGAATTAACGCCATCAAATAATAAATAA
- the hemW gene encoding radical SAM family heme chaperone HemW — MAGIYIHIPFCRQACNYCNFHFSTSLHYKNDFVEALLKEIELQSKAGYLQGQTVETIYFGGGTPSILQIDELKMIMQQLHQHFSIDPSAEITLEANPDDVNDDKLKGWKQLGINRLSIGIQSLFEEDLRWMNRAHTSDEAKQVISKARAAGFDSFTVDLIYGTPGLTDEKWLYNLNWVLQQNINHLSCYALTVEEKTPLDKQIRQHQKQDVDPEQQSRQFLLLMDHLQQAGFEHYEISNFAKPGHRSKHNSSYWHGTHYLGLGPSAHSFNGNSRQWNVANNQQYIQSLEQAIIPFEKEELTETQQLNEYIMTSLRLMEGCDLNHITKKFGQEKITELSRNAADHISKGLLVLRSNHLILTKTGKLFADNISASCFFTS, encoded by the coding sequence ATGGCTGGTATTTATATTCATATTCCGTTTTGCAGACAGGCATGCAATTACTGTAATTTTCATTTCAGTACAAGTCTGCACTATAAGAACGATTTTGTTGAGGCTTTATTGAAAGAGATCGAACTTCAATCGAAAGCCGGCTATCTCCAGGGTCAAACTGTCGAAACAATTTATTTCGGAGGAGGTACACCCAGCATTCTGCAAATTGATGAATTGAAAATGATCATGCAGCAACTTCATCAGCATTTTAGCATTGATCCATCTGCTGAAATTACATTAGAAGCAAACCCCGATGATGTAAATGATGATAAGCTGAAAGGTTGGAAACAACTCGGCATCAATCGTCTCAGTATTGGTATCCAATCGTTGTTTGAGGAAGATCTTCGCTGGATGAACCGTGCACATACCTCTGATGAAGCAAAACAAGTGATCAGCAAAGCAAGAGCCGCAGGATTCGATAGTTTTACGGTTGATCTGATCTATGGTACTCCCGGACTAACTGATGAGAAGTGGTTATATAATTTAAACTGGGTGTTGCAACAAAACATCAATCATCTTTCCTGCTATGCATTAACGGTTGAAGAAAAAACACCGTTAGATAAACAGATACGTCAGCATCAAAAACAGGATGTTGACCCCGAACAACAAAGTCGCCAGTTTTTATTGCTGATGGATCATCTGCAACAAGCAGGTTTTGAACATTACGAAATATCCAATTTTGCAAAACCCGGCCACCGAAGCAAACACAACAGCAGTTATTGGCACGGTACACATTATCTTGGTCTTGGACCATCGGCACATTCGTTCAACGGCAACAGCCGGCAATGGAATGTTGCCAATAATCAGCAATACATTCAATCGTTGGAACAAGCGATCATCCCGTTTGAAAAAGAAGAACTGACTGAAACGCAACAGTTGAATGAATACATCATGACGAGCTTACGGTTGATGGAAGGTTGTGATCTGAACCATATTACAAAGAAATTTGGACAAGAGAAAATAACTGAATTAAGTCGTAATGCAGCAGACCATATCAGTAAAGGCTTACTTGTATTGAGAAGCAATCACCTAATACTTACTAAAACTGGCAAATTGTTTGCTGACAATATTTCGGCAAGTTGCTTTTTCACATCTTAG
- a CDS encoding T9SS type A sorting domain-containing protein — MKKKLLFVLFAIACLYSSAQQVYREDFESANIGDNGSLLGWNSFFDRGASRVVQGSVGNTSKVLLASNSVGGDHFLRSPLFEIQGGKSYTIKFDISLSNAVYLIRIRTEDNLGNNTLMPISGVSLSTTNGTVNNANASRIENLTPNVFGTTTVTFIAPPGQTKAQLQIYQFGINSFMLDNVFVDSKTLGYWQSEAELGVLAGNASATSGCTNASGGSFVNLEKESGNTLTFNDVSVSEAGTYSLNTKYFYNGGDSYLSFFVNGVFVKQVLVKQAPWCFQAPATSTRVELPLKKGINSIKVAPSQGKPSPFLDRFELSEKPVNDWFSEAEAGSLSGAGSQIITGCTNASNSSFVNLYGSTNNRLSFNNVTVPEAGYYKLNFAYFGITEGQSLNVLVNGSSKTISSIKTGSLCRDGGALFESVLIEFNAGVNTLEFKPIGGNVTTPSIDWLELIKFTPATINLALTKQRLMPGETIVIMAKSDIPVNGDNSFQFSITGIDPSDYSVSNTEIIIGLGKSVGAVSFTPNKGIGEKSIQITLTGTTSKDVVLGNRLSNNAEITTIPKTFYVSSSEGDDSNDGKSEATPLKTLARVTELGQITGDDILFKTGDVFNGQLVISASGVENDPIVVSSYGEGDKPLLNGSNAPDGKGSYLEVIRVENRDNIQIKNLAITNPRSSSREGVPDSESFGIYLLNSGTEKLENFVFKNLTITNVFSVSNINDVPFDAIRVTGIFAETDNSHPGSVKYIEDVLVEDCYFSRIGKLGFWSRRIFSPNEILDRESIKNRDVIFRNNTVFENGGSGIVLSSTANALVESNIFEFTGSGVVPNKMTARGSGAWFFQSTDVVAQYNISRHARGSNDSYGMHIDYGNKNILFQYNYSEDSEGGFVEILGDNINSIWRYNISVNDGLRQRKGNTLWISDFAGTRSIRSSKNYIYNNSVYVGNGLTPDISIESNDAYIYNNIFQSVNGSKIGEEYILDTKEGTLDISNNIFDGDINTVFKGLDTKAVIADPKYVEPGKLEAAGYRLFKNSPALKNREEKPHPSFPAAGTGIFAHISEEPTTDFFGNSLFDEYGAPLTPIGAYAGKGLKVDKLIVVADCGAPSENTVKWAVKNPNDFSVLVNWKVLESGETGSILALPGDSFIETQKVMGMDIQTLEISWNDEKGKLGITKNDTKECTKISNKTTSFSEEDIPDYLEVIYPNPVSKNGILNLLISSKVNRQAIIQIYGLDGRIIKNENRQVNAGKTLVQINLNEYDLRENTIVALKVTIGEKKFTRKIIIQ, encoded by the coding sequence ATGAAGAAAAAATTACTTTTTGTATTATTTGCGATTGCCTGTCTGTATAGCTCAGCACAACAGGTTTATCGGGAAGATTTTGAGTCTGCAAACATCGGGGATAATGGTAGTCTGTTAGGCTGGAACAGTTTCTTTGACAGGGGAGCTAGTAGAGTGGTTCAAGGCAGTGTCGGCAATACTTCAAAGGTTCTTTTGGCTTCAAACTCCGTTGGCGGCGATCATTTTTTAAGATCTCCGTTATTTGAAATACAAGGTGGAAAAAGTTATACAATCAAGTTTGATATTTCTTTGTCGAATGCCGTTTATCTTATTCGTATACGTACGGAAGACAATCTTGGAAACAATACCCTTATGCCTATTTCAGGGGTTAGCTTAAGTACTACCAATGGCACGGTAAACAATGCAAATGCGTCAAGAATAGAAAACCTGACACCTAATGTGTTTGGTACCACAACAGTTACATTTATAGCTCCTCCGGGGCAAACCAAGGCACAATTACAGATTTATCAGTTTGGGATAAACAGTTTTATGTTGGACAATGTATTTGTGGATAGCAAAACATTGGGTTATTGGCAATCTGAAGCTGAACTTGGTGTACTTGCTGGTAATGCCTCTGCAACTTCGGGATGTACCAACGCATCCGGTGGTTCATTTGTGAACTTAGAAAAAGAAAGTGGAAATACCTTAACTTTTAATGATGTTTCGGTGAGTGAGGCAGGTACCTACAGCCTTAACACGAAGTATTTTTATAACGGGGGCGATAGCTATTTATCCTTTTTTGTAAATGGGGTTTTTGTAAAGCAGGTTTTGGTAAAACAAGCACCTTGGTGCTTTCAGGCGCCTGCAACGTCCACCAGGGTTGAATTGCCACTCAAAAAGGGAATCAATTCGATTAAGGTTGCCCCATCTCAAGGAAAACCTTCACCATTTTTAGACCGATTTGAGCTAAGTGAAAAACCTGTGAACGATTGGTTTTCTGAAGCTGAAGCAGGTTCTCTGTCCGGTGCTGGTTCGCAAATCATAACAGGCTGTACAAATGCCTCGAACAGTTCTTTTGTCAACTTGTACGGATCAACAAATAATCGTTTGTCGTTTAATAATGTTACTGTACCGGAGGCTGGCTATTACAAATTAAACTTTGCTTATTTCGGGATTACTGAAGGGCAAAGCTTGAATGTTTTGGTGAATGGAAGCTCAAAAACAATTTCTTCAATTAAAACCGGAAGTCTGTGTAGGGATGGTGGAGCTTTGTTTGAAAGTGTTTTAATTGAATTTAATGCAGGTGTCAACACTTTGGAATTTAAACCTATTGGTGGCAACGTAACCACGCCTTCTATCGACTGGTTGGAGTTAATTAAATTTACTCCTGCTACCATTAATCTTGCTTTGACAAAGCAACGTTTGATGCCCGGTGAAACCATTGTTATTATGGCGAAAAGTGATATCCCTGTGAATGGAGACAATTCTTTTCAATTTAGTATAACGGGAATCGATCCGTCAGACTATTCGGTTAGCAATACTGAAATAATTATTGGGTTAGGAAAATCTGTAGGTGCTGTTTCTTTTACGCCAAATAAAGGAATTGGTGAGAAATCAATACAAATAACATTAACGGGAACTACTTCAAAAGATGTGGTGCTGGGTAACAGGCTAAGTAATAATGCTGAAATTACCACTATTCCTAAAACTTTTTATGTTAGCTCTTCTGAAGGTGACGATAGTAATGATGGTAAATCGGAAGCAACTCCGTTAAAAACACTTGCAAGGGTTACCGAATTGGGTCAAATTACCGGTGACGATATTCTTTTTAAAACCGGCGATGTTTTTAACGGCCAATTGGTTATTTCTGCCAGCGGAGTTGAAAACGATCCGATTGTGGTAAGCAGTTACGGTGAAGGAGATAAACCGTTATTGAATGGAAGTAATGCTCCCGATGGTAAAGGTTCGTATCTGGAAGTTATTCGTGTTGAAAATCGGGATAATATTCAAATTAAAAATTTAGCCATCACAAATCCAAGAAGTAGTTCCCGTGAAGGCGTCCCTGATTCGGAAAGCTTCGGCATTTACCTGTTAAACTCAGGAACTGAAAAATTGGAGAATTTTGTATTTAAAAATCTTACCATTACCAATGTTTTTTCTGTTTCGAATATTAATGATGTTCCTTTTGATGCAATAAGGGTAACAGGTATTTTTGCTGAAACGGACAATAGTCACCCGGGCTCTGTAAAGTATATTGAAGATGTTTTGGTCGAAGATTGTTATTTCTCCAGAATTGGGAAGTTAGGTTTTTGGTCGAGACGGATATTTTCACCCAATGAAATCCTTGACAGGGAATCCATAAAAAATCGTGATGTTATTTTCAGAAACAATACTGTTTTTGAAAATGGGGGGTCTGGTATTGTACTGTCAAGCACAGCGAATGCGCTTGTGGAATCTAATATTTTTGAGTTCACAGGTTCAGGGGTTGTTCCAAATAAAATGACTGCCCGTGGCAGCGGTGCTTGGTTTTTTCAGAGTACCGATGTCGTTGCTCAATATAATATTTCCAGACATGCCCGTGGAAGTAATGACTCTTATGGAATGCATATTGATTATGGTAATAAAAATATTTTATTTCAGTATAACTACTCTGAAGATTCTGAAGGTGGCTTTGTGGAAATATTGGGTGACAATATTAACAGTATCTGGAGATATAACATTAGTGTGAATGACGGGTTGAGGCAACGAAAAGGAAATACGTTATGGATATCAGATTTTGCTGGTACCAGAAGTATTAGGTCTTCCAAAAATTATATTTATAATAATTCAGTTTACGTGGGGAACGGTTTAACGCCCGATATTTCCATAGAATCCAATGATGCTTACATATATAACAATATATTCCAGTCGGTTAATGGCTCAAAAATAGGAGAGGAATATATTTTGGATACTAAAGAAGGAACCTTAGATATTTCAAATAACATTTTTGATGGGGATATAAATACTGTTTTTAAGGGTCTTGATACAAAAGCGGTAATAGCTGATCCAAAATATGTGGAGCCAGGAAAATTGGAGGCTGCTGGCTACAGGCTTTTCAAAAATAGTCCGGCCCTTAAGAATAGGGAAGAAAAACCGCACCCCTCTTTTCCGGCAGCCGGCACCGGTATCTTTGCCCATATTTCTGAGGAACCAACTACAGATTTCTTTGGGAATTCCCTTTTTGATGAATATGGAGCGCCGCTCACGCCAATTGGTGCGTATGCTGGAAAAGGTTTAAAAGTTGATAAGTTGATTGTAGTGGCAGATTGTGGTGCCCCTTCTGAAAATACTGTCAAGTGGGCTGTTAAGAACCCAAATGATTTTTCGGTATTAGTTAATTGGAAGGTATTGGAATCTGGTGAAACAGGATCAATACTTGCCCTTCCCGGAGATAGTTTCATCGAAACACAAAAAGTAATGGGTATGGATATTCAAACTCTTGAAATATCGTGGAACGATGAAAAAGGGAAATTAGGTATCACAAAAAATGACACGAAAGAGTGCACTAAAATTTCTAATAAAACAACTTCTTTTTCAGAAGAAGATATTCCGGATTATTTGGAAGTGATTTATCCCAATCCTGTCAGTAAAAATGGAATCTTGAATTTATTAATTTCTTCCAAAGTTAATAGACAAGCTATTATTCAGATTTATGGACTTGATGGAAGAATCATCAAAAATGAAAATAGACAAGTAAATGCAGGGAAAACCCTTGTTCAAATTAATTTGAATGAGTATGATTTAAGAGAGAATACAATTGTTGCTCTTAAAGTAACGATCGGCGAAAAAAAGTTTACCAGGAAAATTATAATTCAATAA
- a CDS encoding alpha-L-fucosidase, translated as MELNYLLSVSKNKVVLVFLLIITLTINAQTSKTSIQNDTKLIVNSDFETGNLDGWKHWKTKNSVITNEAYSGKYAIKIGPERGFCIQETKVRPNSLYRISAFVKTQSGAEEVQLVVSDFGGPAKSVSSALTEYSKVSVDFQTAFSTDKLLISLIHPSGNGSGYADQIELIYLGEAPAPKIQEFVKIPERVLKEEGGVRQLPNNKMDWFLDDKFGMFIHWGVYAAMDEGAEWIRHQEAWGFEYYQRRARNPKTGFTASKFDANEWASLAKKAGMKYMALTTRHHDGYALFDSKHPFSWTSQKDLGRDFVREYTAAVRAAGLRVGMYYSPMSWRYPGYYDVTGKDVKPNVWGYKTAAWHKEDARDMKEEVYEQVTTILKDYGKIDYMFWDGGWLGQTINPELERAFWDPGKYQNPDNEWPINEKYITKDDATGKPLGIMGLVRKFQPDLVVNERFSWIGDVHAEEGGSATSGDIRFEHYGEKCVSLQKGGWGYRPNRDVYSFEDVAVFLSNCVVRNINLLLNVAPDREGVIPENQQKVLRQTGDWLSKVGQGIYGTRGGPWQPLFGEYGFTFKENKIYCHVYQGYRNLNTRTFTPQSLGNKKVSKVVNLYDGNELKWVKNNDKTITISGVDYSLNPATTILEITLTESVYK; from the coding sequence ATGGAACTAAACTATCTTTTAAGTGTATCAAAAAACAAAGTTGTTTTAGTTTTTTTATTAATCATTACACTAACTATAAACGCCCAAACTTCTAAAACGTCAATTCAAAATGATACCAAATTAATCGTCAATTCAGATTTTGAAACAGGTAATTTAGATGGTTGGAAACACTGGAAAACAAAAAATTCCGTCATCACTAACGAAGCATATTCAGGAAAATATGCCATTAAAATCGGACCAGAAAGAGGGTTTTGTATTCAGGAAACTAAAGTAAGACCCAACAGCCTTTACAGAATTTCAGCTTTTGTAAAAACACAGTCAGGCGCCGAAGAAGTTCAATTAGTAGTCAGTGATTTTGGGGGTCCTGCAAAATCTGTTTCAAGTGCGCTTACCGAATACAGCAAAGTGAGTGTTGACTTTCAAACAGCTTTTAGTACAGATAAGTTATTAATATCGTTAATCCATCCTTCAGGAAATGGCAGTGGTTATGCTGATCAAATTGAATTGATCTATTTAGGCGAAGCACCCGCACCCAAAATACAGGAATTCGTAAAAATTCCTGAAAGAGTGCTTAAAGAAGAAGGTGGTGTTAGGCAATTACCAAACAACAAAATGGATTGGTTTCTTGATGACAAATTTGGCATGTTTATCCATTGGGGAGTTTATGCTGCCATGGATGAAGGCGCTGAATGGATAAGACACCAAGAAGCATGGGGATTTGAATACTATCAAAGGCGGGCAAGAAACCCCAAAACGGGTTTTACAGCTTCAAAATTCGATGCCAATGAATGGGCATCTTTGGCAAAAAAAGCGGGTATGAAATACATGGCCTTAACCACAAGGCATCATGATGGATACGCCCTTTTTGATAGCAAGCACCCTTTTAGTTGGACAAGTCAAAAAGATTTAGGACGTGATTTTGTCAGAGAGTATACTGCTGCAGTAAGAGCGGCTGGACTTCGTGTGGGCATGTATTATTCGCCTATGAGTTGGCGTTATCCAGGCTATTATGATGTGACCGGAAAAGATGTAAAACCCAATGTTTGGGGCTACAAAACAGCTGCCTGGCATAAAGAAGATGCCCGTGACATGAAAGAGGAAGTCTATGAGCAAGTAACAACAATCTTAAAAGATTATGGCAAAATAGATTATATGTTTTGGGACGGCGGCTGGTTAGGGCAGACCATTAACCCAGAATTGGAAAGAGCTTTTTGGGATCCTGGAAAGTATCAAAATCCAGATAATGAATGGCCAATTAATGAAAAATATATCACCAAAGACGATGCAACCGGTAAACCTTTAGGCATCATGGGATTGGTCCGTAAATTCCAACCCGATTTGGTGGTGAATGAACGCTTTTCATGGATTGGTGATGTGCATGCGGAAGAAGGCGGTAGTGCTACATCTGGCGATATTCGCTTTGAACATTATGGCGAAAAATGCGTGAGTCTTCAAAAAGGTGGCTGGGGTTACAGACCTAATAGAGATGTTTATAGTTTTGAAGATGTGGCGGTTTTCTTGTCTAACTGTGTGGTTCGAAATATCAATTTATTATTGAATGTGGCACCAGATAGAGAAGGCGTTATTCCTGAAAACCAACAGAAAGTGTTACGTCAAACAGGTGATTGGCTATCGAAAGTAGGGCAAGGCATTTATGGCACCAGAGGTGGACCATGGCAGCCGCTTTTTGGTGAATATGGATTTACGTTTAAAGAGAACAAAATTTATTGTCACGTTTATCAAGGCTATCGCAATCTTAACACAAGAACATTTACGCCCCAGTCTTTAGGAAATAAAAAAGTGAGCAAAGTGGTCAATCTTTATGACGGCAACGAACTTAAATGGGTAAAAAATAACGATAAAACAATCACGATTAGTGGAGTTGATTATTCCTTAAATCCAGCAACCACGATTTTGGAAATTACCCTAACAGAATCTGTATATAAATAG